Within Scomber japonicus isolate fScoJap1 chromosome 18, fScoJap1.pri, whole genome shotgun sequence, the genomic segment GTAGTGAATGTGGATTTCATGGTGCCCCTAAATGACAAACGACAGAAGCATACCTGCTGCGTTTgcgctccctctccctctccttgtcTCTGCTCCTGGACCTCCGGCGATCACGGGACCTGCTCCCTTTCCTGTCCGACGCTCGACTGGAGTGGCGGCTGTTTGAGTGGCTTCGCCGTGCCCTCCTGTCcctgtctctatctctgtcccgttctctgtctctctccctctcgcgtTCCCGCTCTCTCTCGcgttccttctccttctcccgtTCCTTCTCAcgctccttctccttctcttcctcctctttacgctttttctccctttcctccctctctcgctcACGGTCTTCTCTGTCCCTTTTAAGTGCCGGGTTTTCACCTGGGGGTTCCTCTGAGCGGCGGCGTAGTTTCTCCTGAAAGTAAAGCGATAGCCGTCAAATTAAAGTTGATCAGCAGATTTTAAACCTGAGCCAATATTTATTAACATGGACCAGATGGGAGATGTTAGACAGCAGGGAACTCTTGCAACTTCATCAATACTCTGTACAAAGGAACTGTTTTAATCAACATATGAATAATTCATTTGACATATTATATTCAAGTATTTGTTTTCCTGAATCCATATCAACTGACAGCATTTTGGTGCAagtatttttaaatggaaaGCATAAAAATGTACCAAAGTTCTGTAACTATTAAACAGGCTTGTTTTTCATCTTCTGGTGTAAGGTGGATCCAGTAACTGTCATTGCACTGCACAATTCATGCCTGCTGCATCTCATCTACATATTCTTGGTGACGTGTGATCCTGTTACCTTGAGCTCCTCTACAGTGGATTTTATCTTGGCGTAGCCCATGTGCTGTTTGCCCATCAAGTGGTCATCTACTCTGGACTGTGCATCACCCACAATGAGGAAGGCcccacacacctcacacacctccatCTGTTTCTCCTGGGCTGCAAAGCTCTCGATTGTCTGGATtaacaaaaccaaaccaaaaaaagtcAGAGTGAAAAATAACTTTTAGCAAGGCATGATGAATGTTAGAGGGACTAAAAATCATTTTCAGGTCACATTTAGGTTTTTATAAATTGCAAGAATGAAACATCTCAACAGATAGCTTAACATGAGCAACGCCTACTGTCCTCAGTGAGGTCTGTAGGCTGATTAGCCTGGAGTTAGCTGACTCACCGAGGGGGTGGAGCTGAGCAGCTCCCGCTCCTCCTTCAGTTGCTCCACCAGCTTCATCATTCCCTGGGCTTCCTCCACTCGGCCCTCAGATCCCAGCTCCTCAATCTAAGTGAAAGTAAAACAGAGGCAACATAAATCAGCCAATTAATCACAATGCAAGCTCCCTGACAGCTATTGATTTCCAGATTGAtggatattttattattttgggcATTAAAAGGACTTATTTCTGGGGTTCTCGTTGGCCTGGCAACCTGCCAGGCCTGTACAATTACAGGGGAAACACTGAACTCTTTTCATATAATGTAATTTGGAATGGTAAGAGATTCTGTTTTCCATGTTGGTAATTACGTTTTAAGTATTGTGTGTCCTTGTTCCAGTATGTTCCAAATTACTGAGACTACTATAGAATAATCAATTATAAAAACTATACAAACCTGTACAACAAGATCTTCGATCTTCTCTGTTAGGACCGTAAccttttcctcattctttcctgaTGGACCAGGACCCTGCAGAAATAAACAAACTTTATGTTaggtagaaacacacacaaccatgtTATTTCCTTAAAAGGGATATGAATTTTACTGTAGGCCTACTCAAAGGCGTGCAACAGAAGTGAGCAGAGGATGTTTCTGAATGATGACGCACGTACCCCTGCATTCTGCTGAGCCTGGGAAAGAGCAAGTCGGGCATGCCCCCTACGAATCCGCCGTTCCACCTCTGCCAGGAGTGACTGAAGATAACGCAGGAAATCTCGCTCATAGCCCTCTTTCATGAACCGAGAGCTTTTCTCATACCTAGTAGTATGGGCAAAGAAGTTGTTTTTAGTATACTGAATACTTTGAATCAGTTCAATATACAGATTAGTTCACCAAATTGTTCAGTGCTTAACTGAACCACAAGTTATATGAATGACTTGAATCACTCAATCAGCAATTGAGTCTATCCCTGCATGCAAATCACATTTGGTCAAAACTGACCTGAAAGATAAATTATCAGGTTGTTTCTATGACtgattcagttcagttcactCAGTCAAAAGACTATttttaaacaacacaacactaaTGCTTTCACAGAACAATATAGAAAGAGGCTTTTAGATGACACACTACTGAGTTTCAAAACTGCATTCATAACTTACGTTTTCCTTAGATTTTCATCGTGGATTTTCTCACAAGGACCTGGAAAGCAATCGTAACGTTAATGGATTAAAGTATAACAGAAGCACTTGTGTGCTACAGTTATATAAAAGCATGCTCATGAACACCTACAAGACTTACCTAAGTCAGAGCGGGTGTTTGTGAATAGCTCCGCTGGACAGAAGCCACACAGATAGTAGCGACAGACCTTATTGTGGAGGAGAGAATTTCAATTATTTCAGACTGAATTCGCACTTTCTTCATCGAGTTACGTAACAACATGTAAGGTTAGTGGGGACAATGATAAGCCAATACACACAAGCCCACTGTGAATTTAACACAAATGACCCTTTGTTGTTTTAGTAACCCCAGTTTACAAATTCATATAAAATCCACAAAGCAGGGCAATAATACATTAACAATTACCAATTAAACCTCAACGTCACCAGCTTCATTGTACCGCTAGCTAGCCTCACATGCATAGCTGCTAACAATGCTAACATGATTAAACATGTAATTTAGCTAAAGCCAAGCTTACGTAACGTGTTAGCTGTAGCTCTGTGGTAGTAGAGTAGTGAgcactatttaaaatgtatacgCATGAATCACGGCTACAAGGAGCAAACTTCCAGTTTTTACAGGAATTTTAGCTGTATCAGCTCATAAAACCAGCTAGGCTAATGTTACACAGGATGCTAACTTACGCTCTCGTCGTCCCATCGTACGTTGCATCGCTTCTCGTCAGGGGCCAAATTTCTATCTCGGCCCATCAACTCATCGAGTAGCTGGGCTGCGGAGAGCATTTTGGCCCAAAAAAGTAGCCTTAATATAAAATACTAAGATATGTCCCGGAGAGCCTGTTCACACCATCTATTGCGCTAAAAGTAGCTTTAATCAAAATGGCAGATGCTGTATCAAACGGCGGTTCACGGTtcagctacagccagcagctcaCGCGACCTCTGAACCGGATGTACTTTACTACAGCGTGGGGGCTACATGGCTACATGCTTTGGCTCATGGGGTGACTTTGCCCACTGGTGTGTAAAGGCTAATTATGTTACACTCGAAGCAGATTACTATATGCTATATCGACCattcaaacaaaagaaaagaaaaataacgtaaatatgttttaatgccTCGTTTTCCCACGCCAAAAATCACGTGACGACCATAAACGAGGCCGCGTTACGTCACTCACGTATCAGAGGTGTGGCGCTGATTTTAGTTATTGTGCTGGCATTGGAGCCTGACCTCTTTGTTGAGGGAATAAGAACATTAAGAAACACAAATGTACATACAATCACATAATTAAAGCATGTAGTGGGGAACAAGTTGGCttctctcatttaaaatgtgttatccCCAACACACTGGGAGAAGGGACATTAATGTGCACCAACAAACCCTTAAACCATTATTTTACTGGGAAATTGAAGTTGTGTCCGTGTTTTTGTGCATTATAATGCCTGTTtaagtgttttctgttattgtcTATGTCACACATGTTGTAAATGATGGTTTATGTAGGCTAACTAAAGAGATGAGCTGTGCTTCAGTCTTCCGTGATCAAATCAGAGCTGAATTGTTGGAGGTGAAccgtttttatttaatttattgaacaaaaataataatgcaaataGTAAACCAATTTATAATCCGCCTCATCTCAATTTCAGGGTTAATTCAGCCATACAAATGTAATACAAAAGTTGCCCAGCAGATGTCGACTATCAAATGATTGGAAACTGCACCATTTTCAATGCAGTTGTTTTATATTGATTCAGTGTTTCCCCatcactaattaaaaaaaaacaacataaagggAAATATTGTTGCATCCAGTCAGGACTTGACTTTCCCACCATTTAccaaaacatcataaaaaacacacaaaaatgtgattAGTAGGCTAGCAGAACCATCGAGCACATTGTCAAACTATTTTCAAATTGTACCACTCTGTCACAAAACAGAGTGGTACAACTGTGTCTGCTTTAATGAGAAACGTGGCTGTATGTGGGAGCTGAAGTTAAATACTGCTTTCAGCATACACGCCAATTAAGCTGACAATAAAACATGGATTTGAGTTAATTTACTACGTTTCAAGGCAGGCTCGACTTCTTACTGCCCCCTGATGGTCCTGATGTGGAACTGcaatacattatatttttaaaactaaaataaatgctgGTATGGCAGCATAGTACCACACCACTTCTGATGAATACTTTCATAGTTAATTTACCATTTTAAATATTACGATCACCTGTCATCTCCAGAAATGGGGGACAAGCATTCAGATCCCTTACTTAAGTAAACGTACTaatacagcattaaaaaaatactcatTACAAGTCCAGTATGAAAAATCATacagaagtaaaaaatattagCAGCAAATTTTAGTtcaagtattgcagtaaaagtttAGGTTTGCTTCCtcacattatattattaatactgaagtaTCAGTGTATAAGCAGCATTGTAGCTGGAGGGggagctagtttgaactacAGTTTGTTAGTTTAGTCCAAATGTTCCTTACCTAAGTCTTTGGAGAGTctggcccctccaaagggtcaccagataaatctgaggggtcatgaagattaatgggagaggaaagcaAATTAGTGTCCtgacacacaaatgtattttcagtttattttttattttttctcaattttttgatttttggtgaaaaaaatggaggacattaattgaaatgaaaccatgtgagaagtttagaggggacAATTACTAAGATTTTTTTCaattctgtcttaaaacaacagtcaggtgcccatatgaacactaACAGAGGTCTCCTCCCTGTAATCATTCCTAAATTGCTCATATTAGCAATTAAAATATCccttttaaatgtgctttgcCTGTGGTGAGGGGAGCCAAAATCCAGTGTCCACATACTCATTTTATGCCAAAGATGTCAGCAGTCTCAGTCAGTGGATTTCTGCCTCATTTACCGTATATTGAGCATTAAAATCCctgtttcctcagacagtgtttccctgttgagcagCAGttgaagtatagtaacaaaaagagggactctggcactaaaaagactatatCAGTGAGAGATAAATACTTGATTGGACTGATACGGAAATTTGATATTACCTTCAgactttgaaatacatttttgcacataaGGACACTTGCCGCCCCCTcacccccatcacttacattgtaagtacatGAAGATCTTCTATAAGACCAGTATGAACAGACAACAAacctgtttatgtgtttattttggcaccagactttaaaaaaacGCGAAGCCAACCTTTAATGATTAACTGGGTGCTGTATATTGGTTTTGGCTCGAGATTTTATGGCGGTAAGTGATAAACACGTGTGGGGTAATAGCCTGTTCAGGGGGGAACTAACATGTTGTGCCCACCGTTGTAACATCTAAAGCTGCCCCCCGATGAGGCGGTGGTGTCTCTGGCGGACCTCTGACAGACTGAATGACTACACTGACTGCTGGAATAAATGGCGACTAACCTGCTGTATAAACGCCAAAGACTCTGAATACCAACACGAGTTTGCATTAACCGGAGCGATTTGCTGCCAGTAGCACCAAAGACTCCGCTAGCACCTCGTGAAGTTAGCCAGTAGGTTAAGATTAGCCgggtagctaatgttagctggcAGGTTTATTTTTAGCGGACGTCGGTAGGAAAGCCGCCTGGCTATTATTATTGACAGCCTAATCCGAGAGGCTTTTTTACATCCTATGATCTCGCAGCGCTAGTTGTCTGCACCAAAATGTCCACCACTTCGTTGGATAAAGAATTACAGGAGCGACTGAGAGAGGCGTCTGCTATCGGAGACATTGATGAAGTGCGGACATTGGTGGAGAGCGGAGTAAATGTCAATTCACAAAACGAAATAAACGGATGGTAAGTGTACGGACGTGTAATTATGCTCTTCAATGCTGTGTTCATTTGCTGTACGACTGCACTGAAAAAAGTACTGATAATGACAGTGTAGTGCAGGCAAATGCTATGTGAAAGGGATTATCCTATTAGCCAGAGCtgccacttcttttttttttcttcttgcttaTCCAATCGGCAAACAAATCCCTTGAAATACAGTGAAGTGCATACATGAGAAATAGCAGAAGGACCTGTGGCTGTGGAGGAAAGTAAATGTGAATTGGCACATGGCTGTTCCAGTATTGACATGGAGAAGCGTGCTCCTACTGCCACAGATAGATGATATATAAATGTACACTAATGTGAAATAACTCAAAGGACGGCTACGcaagtctttcttaaaacagTAGTCAATACGGAGCACAGAAACAAAGTCTTTCATGCcgcaatcattcctcctgttcacaccgACAACTAGAACATCCCTCCATAATGCATTTGCAATGGAAGTGGTGGGGGACAAAGTCATtctatgcaaaaatgtattcaaagtTTACCTGAAGTTAATATGCACCATCCAAATAAGTAAAATCTAGTTGGTATCTTTCAACGTTAGTGTTTTTAGTGCTAAAGTTCTTCTTTGTTATTATACTTCCTCAACAGCcaaacagggaaacactgtccaagGCAATGTGATACTAGAAAGACTGTGAGAtgtccacttgatatgactaactgaGGTTTAGGGTTAGTGTTACTGACTGCctaagcctcatataagcttttaaatgcatttttgttcaaaatgactgtgtggacacgcTGTGGATTTTGCCCCCCATCACTTaaattgaaagcacatttaaagaggatcttttaatagctAGTATGGACAGGAGATATTATTAGAGCAAAAACAAACTCTTTCAGTTGTCATATGGGcacctggctgttgttttaagacagacttgtacaatggtgaacctgtccttttaaCATAATTAAATGAAAGCATTAAGTCTAAACaatattctatattctattaTATTACATTGTTCATGTGGTGTGCCTTTCCAACTTCCTAGATGAGTATGCAAGTTGTGTAATGACAGGTGGTACTTTACATATGTAAAAGAAAGATCAGATAAATCCTCAAGTCTTAGAGTAAAAAATAATATCTAACAAAATTAGGTTACAGGTTATCAGTCCACAGTCCAACCAATCATTCCCCTCGAAGTCCACAAAATCCACTTTGTAGAGTCTGAGTTGTGTTCacctcatatatatatatgtcatatatcattttatcaacctttgttgcatttttttggTTCATTCAAGTGAATTCTCTATAATTTCACCAGGACATGCCTGCACTGGGCGTGCAAGAGGAACCATAAGCACATAGTGTCCTACTTACTTAGTTGTGGAGCGGACAAAGAAATCCTGACGGCTAAGGATGAGATGGCCTCACAACTCACATCCAAACCAGAGATCAAACGACTGTTGGGAGGTAAACTGcacattttgatttaatatttCAGTTAAGTATACTGTGCATGCGATAGATTAACATGTAATGTGCAAGTTGTAGCTTTGGGTGTTAATGTTTATGGGTTTCACATTGACAAAAGCTGTCAGGATTTTTGTGttgaggtttttattttttaggagAAGTAACTATTTTCTTTTGCACATTATTTCCACAGTCGAAGTGGAGGAAGTGCCTGAAGTCAAGGAGCCTGAGTTGCCAATTATCCCTAACTACTTGTCTAACCCGCCCTTCATGTACTCCAAGTTGGATAACAAGTCAGAGCTCATCCTGGCCCAGCACCTTACACAGAACGGTTCTGGAGAGCATGCAGAGGACTCAAGCAGCGACCCAGCCTCCCTTTCTCCAACCCATGAGCCTCAGACGTCACAGAACCTGGTCTCTGATAGCCCCACTCCTACCCCAAACCCCATCACTCACAGCCAAACCCAGGCTGGGGAGTTCATTCCTGTGACTGAACAAAATGGTGTGTCACCTAGCCCGGCTTCATCCCACAATCACACTGTTGTTAACTGCACAGTGCCCATGGACCTGTCAGTTGAGCCTCACCTCGTCAACCATGCAGACTACCCACACACAGTGGCACACAATGGTACCATGTGCTCGCCTCCATTAGCCTCACCCAGCCCGAGTTTAGCCAGCTGCGGTGGGAGTCAGGTCCAGGCCCCCGTCACCAGCGGTAACCCAACTATGAGCAGACAGCAGTCTATCCCACAGCAGCTGGGCTACGGACAGACTGGCGGGCCTTTACCAGCTTTCCAGCCTTTCTTTTTCACCAGCACCTTCCCTGTCAATGTACAAGGTGAGAGAgaaattgtgtgttttaattatgtCTAACCCTCCACTCACACATACTGACTCAAACACTGGAGACATGACTGGAACCTCAAATAGCAattatttttggaaaatatttttttcagtttctttccAAGAGTTTGATGAttagatcaataccactctcatttATTTGTTAAGTATAAATCTATAGCCAGGAGATTATTTGCTTAATTTAGCATAACCTTTAGAGGCATGGTAAAAGGAAATCAACTCCTTAAATTTTTGCTAATTAAAGCATTGCATCTTGTTTGTTGTATCcgtacacaaacagaaatgtaaaaatagtcaAGCTAGGTGCTGGAACTATCGGCAAGGAGTGAATAGCTGTAGAACTGCTGCAAAACAACAAGAAGAGACTCAAGAAAGTCACAGTGACAGGCTAAACACACTTGTTTGAGTCCATACCTTTAAACAGAGGGTAAAGCTGCTGTCACACTCCGCAATTTTAGGCTTTCTTCTGTCATGTGCTCATGTGTTTTCAGCTAAGTGACCATAAAGAGCATGCAGGCAAGATGACATTCTTGTGTGCTTGTCAAAAAAGAAGGGGTTATTAGTGGATGTGTCCTTATCTCTCAGTGTGATGACTGAACAGCCACAGGCTCACTAGCAGAGACACCAACATGTCCATCACACAAGAAACTAAACTCTTACAAGTTTAAAAGAAACTGTAACCCAAAGTACGTCTTTATTTAGCATGTGCAAGAAGGAAGTGAAACTGTAATCAATGATGAGGCTCTCTCATCATACATGTAAGACACATCTTTTATAAGCAGGAACAGCTATTCGATCATTTTTCTTATAAAGCACAATATTGTTGTTCTGATCATTCTCTCTAGAGCTGGTATTGAAGGTGCGTATCCAGAACCCCAACGCTCGGGAGAATGACTTCATTGAGGTGGAGCTGGACCGTCAGGAGCTCACCTATCGTTCCCTTCTGAGGGTGTGTTGCCGTGAGTTAGACATCAGCGTTGAGCATGTGGAGAAGATCCGTAAACTGCCAAACACCATGTTGAGAAAGGTACAGTATGAGAGATAAAAACCCACATGCTgcacacatgtttttgttgctgtctAGTGCTGTgtgcataaaaaaagaaaagaaacccccaaaatcatTAAAGAGAATGTCACTTGAAATACCACATGGAAAAGATGTTTTTGAACACTGAGGGAAGAGATAGCTGCTCCCTAGCAATGTGTGTCTATGGTTTGATGACTGCATACTTAAGACAAGTGGTGATCAGCATGAGTTATAGCGAGTCTTAGCCTGGTGTGAAAATACTGCCTGTCCCACATGTCATAAAcgtataaatgtatatatatatatatgtatgtgtgtgtgtgtgtgtgtatgtatatatatgtaaagcTTTTTTCTATAACTACTCTTCCCTACAGTCTAACagtctctgcctccctctctgtctgactcATGCATGCACAATGAAAAGTGACACTGTCCTAACTCTCTAATTAGGTTGTTTGTGACTCACTTTACCTTCCCACTGGAACCTTCCCAACTCCTTGTGTACACAGTATTTATGCCATTACCGACCGCCTCTGACAAATAATGACAGTTTAGTTCATGATAGGATAGAAAAAATTCTGGTAAACAaagtatttgatttatttttatttattcaattagGCTGCAGAATGTTAGGAAATAAGTTCATAATGCACATCACTGTTATTTGCTATGACTTGAAATACACTATGGTGTTCCAACATGTGTActtgtaataaaatgaaatgaatgatcaGTGGTTGAATCTGTCGCTGATTTCAtgatgttttctatttttctgtccaGGACAAGGACGTGGCTCGGCTGCAGGACTTTCAGGAGCTGGAGGTCGTGTTAGAGAAAGCAGAGGGCCTGTCTCTTTTCTCTGGGACGGGAGGCCTAACAGACAGACCCTGCTACAACATGAAGGCCTCCCGCCTCACCTACTAGAGCTGCTGCAGAGTCTGAGGTTTCCCTGCTTATGATGGGCTTCTGTAGCTACCCTCAAGCAACCATAAATAGTTGCCCGCCCAGATCCCTTGTTACAGCTTTGTTCGGCTTTGGTGTTTGGCCAATTTCCTAACCGGGATTTGTTTTTTCAAGTTCTGTAGCTattgtcctcctcctgtcctcctctgagCCCTCCTGCCGCTTTAGTGTACCCGAGCAGTTCTAAGCGATTACTGATGCATGGTGTCCTCGATTATGTGAGAACGTATTTGggcccctctctcctctctcttcactCTTGTTCATTCTCTCCTCCCACCGCACTTTGTGCCAAGGCTCCAGTGGGACAACAGAGGGGGGCATTGGCCTGTCTTCCTTTATGGACTGGACATGAATGGGTTTCTGCAATAGCCTTATATGGACACATCCCTATACTAGCTGTGGACTCTGATCTCTGACAGAAATGGTCTGATACGACTGAGAgcagaggacaacaggaaggatTTACATAACTCTTACTGATAAATTCATCGTTAGTCCACAGGTTAGGACAAGTTGCAGCACAGCAGACTTGCACACAGCAACTTATATTTTTAGCAAACTAACCAATAGAGTGTTATCAAATATTCTAGCTGGCGTACACACTTTCATACATGCTGTATGCATAAACCTTAGTGTCTTTCCTGCAGAGGGCATCCATTTCTGGCCTGCTGGTTAAGGGGGAAGTAATCCCATTCCAATTGAGATGTGGGTATTTTTGGACTAATAGTACTTTTTTTTGCCgacagcacacacaaacacgcttTAATATATATCCACATGAGGATGGACACATTTGAGTAGGTCTAATGGTTTACCTATATATTTGAATTGCTCAGTTGTACACTGTGGAAAAGGAATAaatagttttgttttaaaaatctgtcttttcttGTA encodes:
- the luc7l3 gene encoding luc7-like protein 3, coding for MLSAAQLLDELMGRDRNLAPDEKRCNVRWDDESVCRYYLCGFCPAELFTNTRSDLGPCEKIHDENLRKTYEKSSRFMKEGYERDFLRYLQSLLAEVERRIRRGHARLALSQAQQNAGGPGPSGKNEEKVTVLTEKIEDLVVQIEELGSEGRVEEAQGMMKLVEQLKEERELLSSTPSTIESFAAQEKQMEVCEVCGAFLIVGDAQSRVDDHLMGKQHMGYAKIKSTVEELKEKLRRRSEEPPGENPALKRDREDREREREEREKKRKEEEEKEKEREKEREKEKERERERERERERDRERDRDRDRDRRARRSHSNSRHSSRASDRKGSRSRDRRRSRSRDKERERERKRSRSRDRDRERRRSRERSDRKRRSRSRDRRRSRSSERKSHRHRSRSKDRDKDRDKERDRDRERSSKDKDRKATEERSSSKKDKHADGDAAAIKASSEAEPMETEAAASASSPLLNGQQELLHSEGDTQSN
- the ankrd40 gene encoding ankyrin repeat domain-containing protein 40 yields the protein MSTTSLDKELQERLREASAIGDIDEVRTLVESGVNVNSQNEINGWTCLHWACKRNHKHIVSYLLSCGADKEILTAKDEMASQLTSKPEIKRLLGVEVEEVPEVKEPELPIIPNYLSNPPFMYSKLDNKSELILAQHLTQNGSGEHAEDSSSDPASLSPTHEPQTSQNLVSDSPTPTPNPITHSQTQAGEFIPVTEQNGVSPSPASSHNHTVVNCTVPMDLSVEPHLVNHADYPHTVAHNGTMCSPPLASPSPSLASCGGSQVQAPVTSGNPTMSRQQSIPQQLGYGQTGGPLPAFQPFFFTSTFPVNVQELVLKVRIQNPNARENDFIEVELDRQELTYRSLLRVCCRELDISVEHVEKIRKLPNTMLRKDKDVARLQDFQELEVVLEKAEGLSLFSGTGGLTDRPCYNMKASRLTY